AGATCTTAAACCTCAGTTGCCTCTCGGAACCGCTCAAACTTACTCTCGCTCGCGTGCTCGTTATGCTGCTGTAACTcttctttgaaagaaaaaaaaacatctctttgttagtgtttttttttttgagtttcgATTCgatgtttcctttttttgtatGCAGCCAGCACTTGCGCTTGGGTTTACTGGATTCTTAGCCTTTCTTCATTACAACGACGAAAGGAGAGCTGTTCCTAAAGGTATGATATACAGAGATTCTTGGTTCGTTGGTTTTGATAAGAGAGTTTCTAAAGATCTTCTTGTCTCTGCTTCCTTTATGTTATATGCAAGGTCAACCAAGCAGAAGCAATAGTAGCGGTTGTGGCTGTGGTTCTAATACAACAGTCAGAGGTCCTATTATCGGAGGTCCGTTCACGCTTATGAGCACACAGAACAAGATTGTCACTGAGAAAGACTTGCGTGATAAATGGGTTCTCCTCTACTTTGGATACTCGTTTTCCCCTGATGTTGGACCTGACCAGCTTAAGATGATCTCCAGAGCTGTTCATAAACTAGGTTTGTTCATCAATTTATTCATATAATCTGATCTTTTACTAAGCATTTTCTTGTTTTGATCAGAGTCTAATCATGACCAGAAGATTCTGCCTGTCTTTGTTACTCTTGACCCTGTACGAGATACGCCTTCTCATCTCCACGCCTACTTGAAAGGTCCTTTGGTTTTACTTTGGCCCGTGTTCAAGCTTTTTCCTTAACTCTTAGATGTTGCATTGCGGTTGCTCATGACTTTTGTTTATTTGCAGAGTATGATGATAGAATACTTGGATTGACTGGATCTGCAAGTGCAATGAGGCAAATGGCACAGGAGTATCGTGTTTATTTCAAGAAGGTTCAAGAAGATGGAGATGATTACCTCGTTGATACTTCTCACAACATGTAAGCAAAACCTTTACTcgaaaaccaaatcaaaacctTGTTTGTTCGTAAGGAAGAGTAGAGCTAAAATGTTCATTTTGGGGGTTGTATAGGTACTTGTTGAATCCGAAGATGGAGGTTGTGAGATGCTTTGGAGTTGAGTATAATCCAGATGACCTCGCACAAGAGGTTATTAAAGAAGTTACTTCCCTTTCACAGTGACCAAACACTAATGAGAGATGTTCACAGAATGAAACACTGAATTCCCTTTTAGTTTTATTCCCTCTATTGGTCATCAGACATTTTGCTAGTCCTTTGGTCATGCAACTATGGTTCTGGCGAGTTCTGATAGTAGCAATTGATTCATCTTCCACCTCTCAGTAAATGGGCTTCTTTCATTTCTGTAGTTCTTTGTGGGCTTAcgttataaaaaaacaaaattggaaattatttgataaaatcCATTACCGAAAACCCACAAATATTCTTGTTACTTTTGCTTAGATATGGGGTGATTCATGTCGGCTGGAGTGGTCTACGTAACCATAATTCTCTTTGGACCAATAAAATGAAAGCGATCAAGCTAAAGTTAGAGcttaaaatctttaaaagataatatattagcaCCAAAAATTGAAACTTTCTATAACTTTGTGTGTTTAAtgcttttaaaattttgaaacaattctaaaacaataaaatttagatttaaagCCACAAAATCTACGGTTTAAATCTTAGAGCAAAAAACCTAAAGCTACAACATCTACAAATCAATCCCATTGTCACGTTTGTTTATCTTTCTCAGGACCTTCAACCAACCAAATTATGGTTTCTTCAGCAACCTTTTGCtagaaaagaaattataaaaaagtttagGATTCTCAAGCTTATAACAAAAATGGCATCTTACACAACTAGTAAAGTATAATCACCACTGAACACATCTAATAACCACCACTGAGAAGTCCAGATGACAAAAGAAAATCTACCAATAATCATCTCTcttaaaaattcatttatttttcagttaaaaagaattaatcaaatttgtttttacCATTTTCCTCAAATCAAAAGTGTAAGATTACCCTACCATCCTTAATGAAATTTGACACACTCAACTCACCAAAATTTGGTAGGGATTATTGGTTCTACTATTTTCATGGATTTAGAAAAAAGATTGGATTTAGAAATCTTTGACAAatcatttgaatttaaaatcaatgatatagatttcaaaatgaaaataagtggattattataaatcaaacaaatggATTTGAACATAT
The genomic region above belongs to Raphanus sativus cultivar WK10039 unplaced genomic scaffold, ASM80110v3 Scaffold0863, whole genome shotgun sequence and contains:
- the LOC108837280 gene encoding protein SCO1 homolog 2, mitochondrial-like, with translation MFAVRRLLLSCKQGANQAASFLRGSSRRTQSFNYSQSTRQGGTHGRTDLKPQLPLGTAQTYSRSRARYAAPALALGFTGFLAFLHYNDERRAVPKGQPSRSNSSGCGCGSNTTVRGPIIGGPFTLMSTQNKIVTEKDLRDKWVLLYFGYSFSPDVGPDQLKMISRAVHKLESNHDQKILPVFVTLDPVRDTPSHLHAYLKEYDDRILGLTGSASAMRQMAQEYRVYFKKVQEDGDDYLVDTSHNMYLLNPKMEVVRCFGVEYNPDDLAQEVIKEVTSLSQ